The genome window TCCTGCGGTGCATAGAGACAACCTGTCGTGAGCAAATCCCGCGCCGTTCCTGGCACGTGCTGGATCAGAAATAACGGTTCGGACATGCCTTCGGCCAAACGCAACGGACTATAAACAGACGCCGGATAGCTTAAGCGGTTCGGTGGGGAAGGAAAATTGCTTGATAGCGCAGTGATAGCTTTGCATATGAAACAAGACGTTTCCGTTACCACGGCGACGGCGTTACATCTGGAAGCACTCTAGATCGTGGCTTTTTGGCACTTAGTTTTACGCTGGGGGCCTACTGGTCCTATGAACCCAAGTGTCTGGAGGCTATGAATGAATACCCGTGGATTGCTCGACCAACTGCTCAAATCAGGCCAGGACATGTTGCAAAACAAGGCCGGCGGCCAGCGCAAGTCGGACGACAAAGGTGCCCTCGGCGGTCTGCTCGGCAGTGGTGGGCTGGGCAGTTTGCTCGGCGGTGCGGGTGGCGGAGCCCTGGCAGCCGGTGCGATGGGGCTGCTGATGGGGAATAAGAAGGCGCGTAAATTTGGTGGCAAGGCCCTGGCCTACGGTGGCCTGGCGGCATTGGGCGTGATTGCCTACAAAGCTTATGGCAATTGGCAGGCGCAGCAGGCCGGCGCGCCTCAAGGCGAACCGCAAACCATCGACCGCCTGCCACCGGCTCAGGTCGAGCAGCACAGCCAGGCCATTCTTAAGGCACTGGTCGCGGCGGCCAAGGCCGACGGGCACGTGGATGAGCGCGAACGCGCACTGATCGAGGGCGAATTCACCAAGCTGGACGACGACCGTGAACTGCAAAGCTGGCTGCATGCCGAGCTGAACAAGCCCTTGGACCCTGCCGATGTGGCGCGTGCGGCGGGCACCCCGGAAATGGCCGCCGAGATGTATGTCGCCAGCGTGATGTTGGTGGACGAGGAAAACTTCATGGAGAAGGCCTATCTGGATGAATTGGCGC of Pseudomonas fluorescens contains these proteins:
- a CDS encoding tellurite resistance TerB family protein, whose protein sequence is MNTRGLLDQLLKSGQDMLQNKAGGQRKSDDKGALGGLLGSGGLGSLLGGAGGGALAAGAMGLLMGNKKARKFGGKALAYGGLAALGVIAYKAYGNWQAQQAGAPQGEPQTIDRLPPAQVEQHSQAILKALVAAAKADGHVDERERALIEGEFTKLDDDRELQSWLHAELNKPLDPADVARAAGTPEMAAEMYVASVMLVDEENFMEKAYLDELARQLKLEPGLKTELEKQVRQATL